The following coding sequences are from one Candidatus Desulfofervidus auxilii window:
- the amrB gene encoding AmmeMemoRadiSam system protein B, with product MIRKPIVAGQFYPYEPDVLRDYMEEYIPKGLKKTEVIGIMVPHAGYVFCGKVAGEVYGRIIIPDTAIIIGPNHTGMGDAFAVMNKGSWLTPFGEVPINEELANLILKEERLFTIDEYAHRFEHSIEVQLPFLQYLKKDFSFVPIVLAHTLYSKCELLGNGLARAIKSYGKPVLIIASSDMTHYESHEIAKKKDKLAIDKILSLNPNDLYDIVIAEHITMCGVIPTTVMLITAIALGAKKAELINYATSGDITGDLNQVVGYAGIIVK from the coding sequence ATGATAAGAAAGCCTATTGTTGCTGGTCAATTTTATCCATATGAGCCAGATGTATTACGTGATTATATGGAAGAATATATACCAAAAGGATTAAAGAAGACAGAAGTTATTGGAATAATGGTACCTCATGCTGGTTATGTATTTTGTGGTAAAGTAGCAGGAGAAGTTTATGGAAGGATAATTATACCAGATACGGCAATTATAATTGGTCCTAATCATACAGGAATGGGGGATGCCTTTGCTGTTATGAATAAAGGTAGTTGGCTTACACCATTTGGTGAAGTTCCAATTAATGAAGAGCTTGCCAATTTAATTTTAAAAGAAGAAAGACTTTTTACTATAGATGAATATGCTCATCGTTTTGAACATTCAATTGAAGTTCAATTGCCATTTTTGCAATATCTAAAAAAAGATTTTAGCTTTGTTCCTATTGTGCTCGCTCATACCCTTTATAGTAAATGTGAATTGTTAGGCAATGGTTTGGCTAGGGCAATAAAAAGTTATGGAAAGCCTGTGCTTATTATAGCAAGCAGCGATATGACCCATTATGAATCACATGAGATAGCAAAAAAGAAAGATAAATTAGCTATTGATAAAATACTTTCTCTTAATCCTAATGATCTTTATGACATTGTTATTGCAGAACATATTACTATGTGTGGTGTAATCCCTACTACAGTTATGCTCATTACTGCTATTGCTCTTGGGGCAAAAAAAGCAGAGCTTATAAATTATGCTACCTCAGGTGATATTACAGGTGATCTTAATCAAGTGGTTGGATATGCCGGAATTATTGTAAAATGA
- a CDS encoding Jag N-terminal domain-containing protein produces METYEFEGKTVEDAINKACETLKVKREDLEIEVISEGKAGIFGLVGLKKAKIKVNFKKTKEKAIELAREMLEKLLSYFPMPTKIETEITEKEVRFNIIGDGSGILIGKQGQTLSELEHLFQKMVQKQWKGVLPVRIVLDAEGYRKRRVNSLIELAKKLAARVKKTGKVFSTSPLPASERKIIHLTLQKDKQVKTESVGEGELKRVNIIPLQRKHTRWQPQQTNKS; encoded by the coding sequence ATGGAAACCTATGAATTTGAAGGAAAAACAGTAGAGGATGCCATTAATAAAGCATGTGAAACTTTAAAAGTTAAAAGAGAAGATTTGGAAATAGAGGTTATTTCTGAAGGGAAAGCTGGCATTTTTGGATTAGTAGGGTTAAAAAAAGCTAAAATCAAAGTAAACTTTAAAAAGACTAAAGAAAAGGCAATCGAACTTGCTCGTGAAATGCTTGAAAAATTGTTATCCTATTTTCCAATGCCTACAAAAATTGAAACAGAAATAACTGAAAAAGAAGTTAGATTTAACATTATTGGAGATGGTTCAGGAATATTGATTGGAAAGCAGGGACAAACACTTTCTGAACTTGAACATCTTTTCCAAAAAATGGTACAAAAACAATGGAAGGGTGTATTGCCTGTAAGAATTGTATTAGATGCAGAGGGGTATCGCAAAAGACGAGTAAATAGTTTGATAGAATTAGCTAAAAAACTTGCAGCAAGAGTAAAGAAAACAGGAAAAGTATTTTCCACTTCTCCTTTACCTGCTTCAGAAAGAAAGATTATTCATTTAACATTACAAAAAGATAAACAAGTAAAAACAGAAAGTGTAGGAGAAGGAGAATTAAAGCGAGTCAATATTATTCCATTGCAACGGAAGCATACTAGATGGCAGCCACAACAAACGAATAAGAGCTAA
- a CDS encoding ABC transporter permease yields MLFYLLKRLLFMIPLFLGITLISFIVIHLAPGSPVDIYTEFNPKVSPEFQEKLKKLYGLDKPLYEQYWLWLKRLLKLDFGRSFSPDGRPVWEKIKERLPITITINLLSMFLIFIVAIPLGVIAAVKHGRLFDKITTVIVFIGYATPGFWLALLLMMLFGIKLGWLPLSGLKSLNYETLNPFSKFLDLTKHLILPVFVSAFGGLAGLSRFVRASMLEVIRQDYILTARAKGLPEKAVIYKHALKNALLPVITILGLSVPGLIGGSVIFESIFAIPGMGQLFYASVMSRDYPTIMGCLVIGAVLTLLGNLIADISYALVDPRIRVGK; encoded by the coding sequence ATGCTTTTCTATCTATTAAAGCGTCTTCTTTTTATGATCCCCTTATTTTTAGGTATCACACTTATCTCTTTTATTGTGATCCATCTTGCTCCAGGCAGTCCTGTGGATATTTATACTGAATTTAATCCAAAGGTTTCTCCAGAATTTCAAGAAAAATTAAAAAAGCTTTATGGCTTAGATAAACCACTTTATGAACAATACTGGCTTTGGTTAAAAAGGTTACTTAAGCTAGATTTTGGTCGTAGTTTTTCTCCTGATGGAAGACCTGTTTGGGAGAAAATCAAAGAGCGTCTTCCTATAACCATTACCATTAATCTACTTTCTATGTTTCTTATCTTTATTGTTGCTATTCCATTAGGAGTAATAGCTGCTGTCAAACATGGTCGCCTTTTTGATAAAATAACAACAGTAATTGTATTTATTGGATATGCTACACCTGGATTTTGGCTTGCACTTTTACTTATGATGCTCTTTGGCATCAAATTAGGATGGCTACCACTTTCAGGTCTTAAATCTTTAAACTATGAAACACTAAACCCTTTTAGCAAGTTTTTAGATCTAACTAAACATTTAATCTTACCTGTTTTTGTCTCTGCCTTTGGTGGTTTAGCAGGTCTTTCTCGATTTGTCCGTGCCAGTATGCTTGAGGTAATAAGGCAAGATTATATACTTACTGCTAGGGCAAAAGGCTTACCTGAAAAAGCAGTAATCTACAAACATGCCTTAAAGAATGCCCTTTTACCTGTTATCACCATCTTAGGTCTTTCTGTGCCAGGATTAATTGGTGGTAGTGTTATCTTTGAGTCTATCTTTGCTATTCCTGGAATGGGTCAATTATTTTATGCCAGTGTTATGTCCAGAGATTATCCTACGATTATGGGATGTCTTGTTATTGGTGCAGTATTGACACTACTTGGCAATTTAATTGCTGATATAAGTTATGCCTTAGTAGACCCAAGAATTAGGGTAGGAAAGTAA
- a CDS encoding MTH1187 family thiamine-binding protein encodes MAIVEVSVIPLGTSTPSVGDYVVASLEVLKKSGLKYEITPMGTVIEGDLDVILSIIRQMHEACFKNEIKRVVTFIKIDDRRDKTATIEDKVQSVLKKL; translated from the coding sequence ATGGCAATTGTTGAAGTTAGCGTTATCCCTTTGGGAACATCCACTCCTAGTGTAGGCGATTATGTTGTAGCTAGTCTTGAAGTATTGAAAAAAAGTGGTTTAAAATATGAAATTACACCTATGGGTACTGTTATTGAAGGAGATTTAGATGTAATTTTATCAATTATACGCCAAATGCATGAAGCTTGTTTCAAAAATGAGATCAAGCGTGTTGTTACCTTTATAAAAATAGACGACCGCCGTGACAAAACTGCAACTATAGAAGATAAAGTTCAATCTGTATTAAAAAAACTTTAG
- the rnpA gene encoding ribonuclease P protein component — translation MKLFGFSKRERIRRQKEFLAVLKKGKKWQTSHFVIFLKPNTQSCTRLGIRVGRDVGKAVKRNRIKRLIREFFRLHKYELPVGHDVVIMVKKDATSLSYHQVCKELSQVLCQRKR, via the coding sequence ATGAAATTATTTGGGTTTTCCAAAAGGGAACGTATTCGGCGCCAAAAAGAATTCCTGGCTGTTTTAAAGAAAGGAAAGAAGTGGCAAACTTCCCATTTTGTGATTTTTTTAAAGCCCAATACTCAATCATGTACGAGATTAGGTATTAGAGTAGGACGTGATGTAGGGAAGGCAGTGAAAAGAAACCGAATAAAACGATTGATACGAGAATTTTTTCGGTTACACAAATACGAATTACCAGTTGGACATGATGTGGTAATTATGGTAAAAAAAGATGCAACTTCTTTAAGTTACCATCAAGTATGTAAAGAATTATCTCAAGTTTTATGTCAGAGAAAAAGATGA
- a CDS encoding endonuclease III domain-containing protein — protein sequence MNYKGFPTTFIGQKLMEIFHILYNTFGPQHWWPGETPFEIIVGAILTQNTNWKNVEKAINNLKKANVLTPKALFELPYSYLKELIRPAGFFNIKAKRLKNFLKFLFEEYEGSLEKMFKEDVEKIRQKLLKIPGIGPETADSILLYAGKKPTFVVDTYTKRILSRHNLIPEEYDYEEIRAFFINHLPEDEALFNEYHALFVALGKNYCRPKPICKKCPLKNFE from the coding sequence ATGAATTATAAAGGATTTCCAACCACTTTTATTGGTCAAAAACTTATGGAAATTTTTCATATTCTTTATAACACATTTGGGCCTCAACATTGGTGGCCAGGAGAAACACCATTTGAAATTATTGTTGGAGCTATTCTTACTCAAAATACTAATTGGAAAAATGTTGAAAAAGCTATTAATAATTTGAAAAAAGCAAATGTATTGACACCAAAAGCACTTTTTGAATTACCTTATTCTTATCTAAAAGAGCTCATTCGTCCAGCTGGATTTTTTAATATTAAAGCCAAACGTTTAAAAAACTTTCTTAAATTTCTTTTTGAAGAATATGAAGGAAGCTTAGAAAAAATGTTTAAAGAAGATGTAGAAAAAATTCGACAAAAACTTCTTAAAATTCCAGGCATTGGTCCTGAAACAGCAGATAGTATCCTTCTTTATGCAGGCAAAAAACCTACCTTTGTTGTAGATACTTATACAAAAAGAATTTTATCTCGACATAATCTTATACCAGAAGAATATGATTATGAAGAGATAAGGGCTTTTTTTATAAATCATTTACCAGAAGATGAAGCATTATTTAATGAATACCATGCCCTTTTTGTTGCACTTGGGAAAAATTATTGTCGTCCAAAGCCTATTTGTAAAAAATGTCCTTTAAAAAATTTTGAGTGA
- a CDS encoding C-GCAxxG-C-C family protein, whose amino-acid sequence MHLILSASGGFGGGLAGMRLTCGALLGGAFALGFLLPYPENLIAVRILKRNFELEFGYTFCKDLIGSLNWHPYELKKFIKRKRLCLEIVGKTALWVKNLSIDKPKNLTISPSCYLPQKLPYFLQRAAKVFEGGLAYTFDICGIVILKIMNVSLLENKWPIPLQNVFSMIKSHKIAVDFKKKTGSLFCKDIKGCFSIY is encoded by the coding sequence ATGCATTTAATTTTAAGTGCAAGTGGTGGATTTGGAGGTGGATTGGCTGGCATGCGTTTAACTTGTGGGGCGCTTTTAGGTGGTGCATTTGCTTTAGGATTTTTATTACCATATCCAGAAAATCTTATAGCTGTACGTATCTTAAAAAGAAATTTTGAATTAGAGTTTGGCTATACCTTTTGCAAAGACTTAATAGGTTCTTTAAACTGGCATCCTTATGAATTAAAAAAATTTATTAAAAGAAAAAGACTCTGTCTTGAAATAGTGGGGAAAACTGCACTTTGGGTAAAAAATTTATCAATAGATAAACCAAAAAATTTAACTATATCTCCTAGCTGCTATTTACCTCAAAAATTGCCATATTTTTTGCAAAGAGCTGCTAAGGTCTTTGAGGGTGGTCTTGCTTATACATTTGATATTTGTGGTATTGTTATATTAAAAATTATGAATGTAAGTCTTTTAGAAAACAAATGGCCAATCCCCTTGCAAAATGTTTTCTCTATGATTAAATCTCATAAAATTGCTGTTGATTTCAAAAAGAAAACAGGAAGCTTATTTTGTAAAGATATAAAAGGATGCTTTTCTATCTATTAA
- the yidC gene encoding membrane protein insertase YidC, with protein sequence MAYRALLAFVLSLLVIVIFNYFFAPKPPVKKTLEIAKSVEKKEVKQIKEIKKEALIYPEEKAKGLGREIIVSTPLYKVIFCERGARIKGFILKKYRQTVDPSSSPQEIIFSKAPYLPLGIRFLQQKISLNNLLFKANKIHLNVSKKPQTLNFVAELNGLNVQKQFVFYPDDYRIDFYLKFLNKSNKPFQDNVSIILANQWLNKTKYGFYGGVAFINKKFEEIKMKKIKGEVIKTGELLWAGLSDKYFTTLIINPEEKKGTFILQKKKDTLLGELIIPPIEIKPNEEKTISFLLYFGPKEIKRLKKLGFHLDNVVQFGFFAPLVKILLYALNWFYKFTHNYGIAIILLTIVIKILFWPLTHKSFKSMQDLQKLQPHIARIRKQYKDDKEALNRELMNLYRTYKVNPFGGCLPIFLQIPVFFALYKLLLHAIELRHAPFITYLPFTKKIWLADLSAKDPYYITPILMGISMVVQQKMTPSSLDPKQSKFMLLVPIFFTFLFLNFPSGLVLYWLVNNILSIIQQFYINRKIK encoded by the coding sequence ATGGCTTATCGAGCGCTTTTAGCATTTGTGCTTTCTTTATTGGTGATTGTTATTTTTAATTATTTCTTTGCTCCTAAACCTCCTGTTAAAAAAACATTAGAAATAGCAAAGTCTGTTGAGAAAAAAGAAGTAAAGCAAATAAAAGAAATCAAAAAAGAAGCACTTATTTATCCAGAGGAGAAAGCTAAAGGATTAGGAAGAGAGATTATAGTTTCTACACCACTTTATAAAGTAATTTTTTGTGAAAGAGGAGCAAGAATAAAGGGATTTATACTTAAGAAATATCGTCAAACTGTTGATCCATCTTCTTCACCTCAAGAAATCATTTTTAGCAAAGCTCCATATTTACCTTTAGGAATACGTTTCTTACAACAAAAGATCTCTTTAAATAACTTGTTATTTAAAGCAAATAAAATTCATTTAAATGTATCAAAAAAACCTCAAACTTTAAACTTTGTAGCAGAATTAAATGGATTAAATGTTCAGAAACAATTTGTATTTTATCCAGATGATTATCGCATTGATTTTTATTTAAAATTTTTAAATAAAAGCAACAAACCATTTCAAGACAATGTCTCTATAATATTAGCAAATCAATGGTTAAATAAAACAAAATATGGCTTTTATGGTGGAGTTGCCTTTATAAATAAAAAGTTTGAAGAGATAAAGATGAAAAAAATAAAGGGGGAGGTGATAAAGACAGGAGAACTTCTTTGGGCAGGTTTAAGTGATAAGTATTTTACAACACTTATTATTAATCCTGAAGAAAAAAAAGGCACTTTTATTCTTCAGAAAAAAAAGGACACTTTACTAGGAGAATTGATAATACCACCGATAGAAATAAAACCTAATGAAGAAAAAACAATTTCTTTTTTGCTTTATTTTGGGCCAAAGGAGATAAAAAGGCTTAAAAAATTAGGGTTTCATCTGGATAATGTGGTTCAATTTGGTTTTTTTGCTCCATTAGTTAAAATATTATTATATGCACTTAATTGGTTTTATAAATTTACTCACAATTATGGTATAGCTATCATTTTGCTCACTATTGTTATAAAAATTCTCTTTTGGCCTCTTACTCACAAAAGTTTTAAATCTATGCAAGACTTACAAAAGTTGCAGCCCCATATTGCTAGAATTAGAAAACAATACAAAGATGATAAAGAGGCGTTAAATAGAGAATTGATGAATCTTTATCGCACTTATAAAGTGAATCCTTTTGGAGGATGTCTTCCTATTTTTCTACAAATCCCAGTATTTTTTGCATTATATAAGCTTCTCTTACATGCTATTGAATTAAGGCATGCTCCATTTATTACTTATTTGCCATTTACTAAAAAAATCTGGTTAGCAGATCTTTCAGCTAAAGATCCATATTATATTACACCTATTTTAATGGGTATTTCAATGGTTGTACAACAAAAGATGACGCCAAGTAGTTTAGATCCAAAACAGTCAAAATTCATGTTGCTTGTACCTATATTTTTCACTTTCCTTTTCTTGAATTTTCCTTCAGGTTTAGTGCTTTATTGGTTAGTGAACAATATTCTTTCCATCATTCAACAATTTTACATTAACCGAAAAATTAAATGA
- the gltX gene encoding glutamate--tRNA ligase yields MIITRFPPSPTGYLHIGGARTALFNWLFARHHKGKFILRIEDTDKVRSKKEYVEDIIEGLKWLGLNWDEGPYFQSERLNIYKEHIERLLSEGKAYYCHCSPEELERKRQKALAQGKKPRYDGTCRYKNLPPKPGAVVRFKSNLVGETILNDLIHGPIIFNNAELDDWIIQRSDGTPTYNFVVVVDDALMGITHVIRGDDHINNTPKQLQLYQALGYKPPQFAHVPMILGPDKSKLSKRHGASSILEYREKGFLPQALVNFLVRLGWSYGDQEIFSLEELIEKFDISRIGKSPAIFNFEKLLWLNAHYIKELKDENLAELLIPFLNKKNYPPTPKDYVIKVVRTLNTRAKTLEEMAEMADFYFLPEPKYDSKAVEKFLIPEIKPALEEMLSAIIEMPVLDELKLEKTFRNIQEKYGLKPRNFAQAIRVSLTGRTVSPGLFEIMVVLGKERVIERLKKGINLLNKQYEL; encoded by the coding sequence ATGATTATAACTCGTTTTCCCCCTAGTCCTACAGGTTATCTTCATATTGGTGGAGCAAGAACAGCATTATTTAATTGGCTTTTTGCCCGTCATCATAAAGGAAAATTTATTTTAAGGATTGAGGATACAGATAAGGTTCGTTCTAAAAAAGAATATGTGGAAGATATCATAGAAGGTTTAAAGTGGCTTGGACTTAACTGGGATGAAGGGCCATACTTTCAATCAGAAAGATTAAATATTTATAAAGAACATATTGAACGTCTTCTTTCTGAAGGAAAGGCATATTATTGTCATTGCTCACCAGAGGAATTAGAAAGAAAGCGGCAAAAAGCATTGGCTCAAGGGAAAAAACCCCGTTATGATGGCACTTGTCGTTATAAAAATCTGCCACCTAAGCCTGGGGCAGTAGTGCGTTTTAAAAGCAATCTTGTAGGAGAAACAATATTAAATGATTTAATTCATGGGCCAATTATCTTTAACAATGCAGAGCTTGATGACTGGATTATTCAACGTAGTGATGGTACTCCTACTTATAATTTCGTCGTTGTTGTAGATGATGCATTAATGGGTATTACTCATGTAATCCGTGGTGATGACCATATTAATAATACACCAAAACAATTACAGCTTTATCAAGCCTTAGGTTATAAACCTCCTCAATTTGCTCATGTTCCTATGATTTTAGGGCCAGACAAAAGCAAATTGAGCAAAAGACATGGTGCTTCATCTATTTTGGAATATAGAGAAAAAGGTTTTTTACCACAGGCATTAGTAAATTTCTTAGTACGTTTAGGTTGGTCTTATGGGGATCAAGAAATTTTTAGTCTTGAGGAGTTAATTGAAAAATTTGACATTTCTCGGATAGGCAAATCACCAGCAATATTTAATTTTGAAAAGCTCCTTTGGCTTAATGCTCATTATATTAAAGAATTAAAAGATGAAAATTTAGCTGAGCTTCTTATACCTTTTTTGAATAAAAAGAATTATCCTCCTACTCCTAAAGATTATGTTATAAAAGTAGTAAGGACTTTAAATACAAGGGCAAAAACATTAGAAGAAATGGCAGAAATGGCAGATTTTTATTTCCTACCAGAACCCAAATATGATTCTAAGGCAGTGGAAAAATTTTTAATACCAGAAATAAAACCTGCTTTAGAAGAGATGTTAAGTGCTATTATAGAGATGCCTGTATTAGATGAATTAAAATTAGAAAAAACATTTAGGAATATTCAAGAAAAGTATGGATTAAAACCAAGAAATTTTGCACAGGCAATCAGGGTCTCTTTAACTGGACGTACAGTTAGCCCTGGTTTATTTGAAATAATGGTAGTACTAGGAAAGGAAAGAGTAATAGAGAGGTTGAAAAAAGGAATTAATCTTTTAAATAAGCAATATGAATTATAA
- a CDS encoding ABC transporter permease has translation MYKFWERFLNNKLGIISAIFLLFLFFISFFAPWIAPYDPLEVNTKAVLLPPSKAHPLGTDMLGRDVLSRLIYGTRISIKVGFVAVGIAVIIGTFFGALAGYYGGIIDAIIMRLVDIMLCFPSFFLILAVIAFLEPSIWNIMVVIGLTSWMGVARLVRAEFLSLKEREFVLAAKAIGASDIRIILVHLLPNAIAPILVSATLGIPGAILTEAALSFLGIGVQPPAPSWGNMLTAGKDNLEIAWWLSVFPGLAILLTVLAYNLLGEAIRDALDPRLE, from the coding sequence ATGTATAAATTTTGGGAAAGATTTTTAAATAACAAATTAGGTATAATTTCTGCTATTTTTCTTCTTTTCCTTTTTTTCATATCATTTTTTGCCCCTTGGATTGCTCCCTATGACCCATTGGAAGTTAATACAAAGGCAGTGCTTTTACCTCCTTCAAAAGCCCATCCTTTAGGCACAGATATGCTTGGTCGAGATGTACTTTCGCGTCTGATTTATGGAACAAGGATTTCTATTAAAGTGGGATTTGTTGCTGTAGGCATTGCAGTTATTATTGGCACTTTTTTTGGTGCTTTAGCTGGATATTATGGAGGAATTATAGATGCTATAATAATGAGATTAGTAGATATTATGCTCTGTTTCCCCAGTTTTTTTCTCATCTTAGCTGTTATCGCTTTCTTAGAACCAAGTATTTGGAATATAATGGTGGTGATTGGCTTAACTAGCTGGATGGGTGTGGCTAGATTGGTACGTGCTGAATTTTTAAGCCTTAAAGAAAGAGAATTTGTATTAGCTGCTAAAGCTATAGGGGCAAGTGATATTCGCATTATTTTAGTTCATCTTTTACCTAATGCTATTGCCCCTATTCTTGTTTCAGCTACTTTGGGTATTCCTGGAGCTATTCTTACAGAGGCTGCTTTGAGTTTTTTAGGTATTGGTGTACAGCCACCAGCTCCTAGTTGGGGTAATATGTTGACTGCTGGAAAGGATAATTTGGAGATAGCCTGGTGGCTTTCTGTCTTTCCAGGTCTAGCTATACTTTTAACGGTTCTTGCTTATAATCTTTTAGGTGAAGCTATAAGGGATGCCCTTGACCCAAGACTAGAATAA
- the yidD gene encoding membrane protein insertion efficiency factor YidD — protein sequence MKVFIIFLIKLYQKIFSPFIPSSCRFYPSCSNYAIEAINRYGLLKGGLKTLLRVARCHPFHPGGYDPVK from the coding sequence ATGAAAGTATTTATCATTTTTTTGATAAAGCTTTATCAAAAAATATTTTCTCCTTTTATCCCATCCTCTTGCCGTTTTTATCCCTCCTGCTCAAATTATGCTATAGAGGCCATTAATCGCTATGGCCTCTTAAAAGGAGGGTTAAAAACGCTCTTACGTGTGGCTAGGTGTCATCCTTTTCATCCTGGTGGATATGATCCTGTAAAATAA